DNA from Denticeps clupeoides chromosome 7, fDenClu1.1, whole genome shotgun sequence:
atgttgccCTCTTTGATTGCATGATCTGTTCTCCCTTCGACAGATAACAGGGGGAAGTAAGAAGGTTGGGTTCATGGGTTAGATGGAAGGAGTGTGTCCACTCAGCTGACAGTGGGGTGTTAATGATGTGTCCTGTTGTAAAGCCTGAACCTGGACGAACAGAACACAGATGTTTCAGTGACTTCACTTCTCAGCAAGAATGGACACGCTCAATGAAACACGCTCTATAATGCACAGAATAAACAATGCACAGTTCCTGCAGgtaattatttgaattaaaaccATAATGGGAATTTTAGGACTGTCACAAAACAGAAGGTACTTGGTGAAAGCAAAATGGGTTATGTAACAGATATATTTCTGAGTCTGAATGTATTAAGATTAAATAGAATAATGTGTATATGGTCAAGGTCATTGACCCAGCAAATCTCGTAAATCTACTACTGCCTTCAATGaactatattttatttcagtattGCCACCATCCTGCCCAACAAAAAACTGATTCCATCAAACCATCTCTCGCCTTTCTCTCTGCTACTGATGTTTTTGctgtttctctctttcattGCCTGTGGTTTTTCACTCTTACTTTCTGGATTTCCTCCTACTGCTGCGCTCTTGCTTGATTCATGCTTTTCACTCTTGTTTGATTTTCTTGCTCTCTGTCACGGCGACTGGCCCACCACCACGACTGTAGGAGACTCGTCCTGTTTTTCGCTGCTAAGCCTTTCCCTTTTCCTCTTGAGTGGATTGctcccattttttaaaatgcatttcgcATTTTGCCTCGCCCTTGTTTGCTTTCGTTTTGGACCTTGATGGTACCGACTAAAGGTCCGCCCCCCCGTTGCCTCTCCTGCATGCTCCCTTTGTCGGCTGTGAATGACCCATTCCATCTGACCATGGACTCGAACCCCCCCTTGCCGCGCGGCACTAGCAAGGTAGAGACTGTTCCCCCCTCCCTCACAGCGACGCCTCCTCCACTGCTCCACCTTCCCTCCTGTCGGGACATGTCTGTCCAAACGACTTCTAGTCCTCCTGCTTCTCCCAACATCTCCACCACGTCTGCATGTGCGCCTCCCAAGCCCAGCCATGACACTCTCATTCTTTCATGCTGCCTTCCCtcgcctcttttttttctgtctctcccaTCTCCCCTCTTTCACtccttttgtcttgtttttttgtgcccTTTTGGTAGCACACATTGAGTTTTCATGATTGGGGGTAAAACAGGGGCGACTCTTGCTCCTCATATTATttcttgggttcatattaaggGGGTACCTGTACACCACCCATATGGGCAAGTTACCAGGTGAGGGATGGAGTTACTGTGATTTAACACTAAATAGTGtctgttttaataaatgtaactgtgaTATGGAGTGGGCTCTGGGGTTTTTACTCTGTAGCTGGGAATGAATGGAACATTGTGTTCAGTAATGCAAGCCTGTCACTTTAAAGGGTTCATTGATTGTAAGAGAACCCCTTTAAATGATCTTTGTAGAGCCGAACACAGTTGCCCCGATTAAAGCAATAAAATTTGCCTTCTGCACACTAGTTGTGTATCTGGTGCGTCAGGGTTCATTATTTCTAACTTCGATTTTGACTTTCTTTGtaattttgttaatattttcatttttttcaaatgtctgTTGGATGGTTTTGTATGGCATCcgattaaatgcattaaaatgttgaATTAGATTTTTGAAATGTTGAAGGATTTTTGGATTACTGGTCATGAATTAATGTCAAAAAGAACGCAGGGCAGTAAAACGTGAATCCACCCAGCCGTGGGAGGCGTAATTACAACTTTATTGAATTTGTATGACACGCCAGGACACAGGTCACCGACTCGCCACCCTGAAGGTCATGGTGACGACGTCCTCGATTCCCGCCTGGAGCTCGTCGTGCTCCTGGACGCTGGAGACCCCCTTGGGCGTGCCGGTCAGGATTAGGTCCCCCTCCTCCAGCGAGATGACGTCACTGATGTAGCTGATGAGGTAGGGGATGGAGAAGATCATCTGAGACGTGCTGCCGTCCTGGCGCAGCTGCTCGTTCACTTTAAGCCACAGTCTGATGTTGCCGGGGTCGGGGATCTTCTCCTTGGGGACAAAGTCGCTGACGGGACACGACGTGTTGAAGGCTTTGGCCAGGGTCCAGGGCAGACCTCTCGACTTGCACCGCTCCTGAACGTCGCGGGCTGTCATATCCAGGCACAGCGCGTATCCGGCCACGTGGTGCATCGCGGCGGCCTGCGGGATCGCAGTGCCCGCTTTCCCGATGACGACGCCCAGCTCGACCTCGTGGTGCAGCTCGCTGCAGTACCCGGGCAGCAGTATGGGGGCGCCTTCTCTGACGTAGGCGGACGGGGGCTTGAGGAAGAGCACGGGCTCCGCGGGCACCGCGTTTCCCAGCTCCTTTGCGTGATCGGCGTAATTCCTGCCGACGCAGACGATCTTCCGTCCCCATTCCCAGAACCTCTCCACGTTTCGAGCTGCCATTGTCGTCAGTCCCGTCCGACTCGACCTTCGGACGCAGTAAATAACGAACCAGAAACCACGTCCGGAAGTCGGGAGATCCAAACGGTGCTTCCTGTAGTGTGAATGCCGCGCGAAGCCGTTCCCAGGACGTTCAATCAAGTTGACGAAAAAACTACAAATCGTTTTTTTAACAAAGTTGATCCTTCTGCGTGATGATTGGCTGCCGTCCGCCACACCCTCCCATCCGATTGGCTGGACCAGGGGTTAAAGTTCACCCGTGGGCGGGGCCGAGGCGCGCTTCCTGCCCTCCACCCGCCGCGTCGCTCCGCTGACAGCTGTCGCGCTGCGATGTTATTCAGGTCGCTGGCGGCGGGCGCCTCCACCCTCGCTGTGCTCGGAGCGGCTGCCTGTACACTCGGTACGTTGCCCGCCCGGACGTCGCTTTAATCAGCCCGGCGAGCCCGATTCTGGTCCGAAACGCGGTTTTTGGGGGGATTCgcgtcgaaaaaaaaaaagatcaaatagCAGAAAGCTGTTTTGACGCAGGCGTGATTACAAAACCTCTCGAGTTTACTTCAGCAAGAGTGGGTGACAAAGGCACACGCACATTGGGTCAGTTTGAAGACAGAAAAAGTACTTTTCTGTACTGTTTCATTGCATTGAATATTTCTCCCGAGCCCGACTGATCTTTGCTGAAGTGGGTGCGTCACTGTTGCCTGGGGACAGTGGGTGACGAAATTACTGTGGCTCTGTGGGCGTCCACCTTTTGGTTTTCATGcatcttatatatattttatgagaTGCAAATTTCCAAACTATTTGTTTGTCTGTCTATCTATACAGTGACATGCAAATGTTTGTTACTATGAATAATTAAGTTCAATAAAGATcaatcagcagcagcatcaagTTAAAGAAGaaattttttaatacatttttaaattggtAAACATTGTAGCAACTAAAAGTATTCCGGTTCATTCATCTTGGGctaagtggccccgtaatcagaaggatgccgggtCGAATcacggtctgccaaggtgccactgagtaaagcacagtccccacacactgctccccgggcgcctgctcacctagggtgatgcttaaaagcaggacacatttcgttgtgtcaccatgtacaAAATAGGTTCAATTTTGCATGAAATTGGTAAAAGGTTCTAAAAATGCTGACTTTTAAGCAAGGGCGTTGCCGTGTGTCTAGGTATGCATGTATAAGAATCAATGCACCAGGTCCCGGATAATCAGCTAGTCGTCCAGTCACACCCGGCAGCTTTTGTTATGCCTATCTGTGGTTGTTCTGCTGCATAATGTGTGTATTACAGCTCCTGCCCAGTTCCGCGCTGCACTTCTGCATTCCCCGGTACGAAAGTCCATCCTTGTGGAACAGTCCGACATGAAGGTTGAGCTGCTGCCAGCCCTCACTGATAATTATATGTACCTCCTCATTGACGAGGAAACAAAGGAGGCTGCCATAGTTGACCCTGTTGAGCCAGCAAAGGTGTGTACGCTGCAAACTACAATACGGGCCGGGCCCTAGATATGATGTTCGTCACACTATCACAGTTTCACTTAGCAATCTATTATTTCTGCACTGTTAGGTTGTAGATGCTGTGAAGAAGCATGGTGTGAAACTCAAAACAGTCCTGACCACTCATCATCACTGGTAAgtacatttctttttacattttaattgttttaatgcattccTTTGAATGATGAGCACTTTCCCTAAAGCTTCCCCAAAGGAGGTTGGACACTACTGCATGCaacaaagtcacattttgaTGCAGGATTCTTTGATGCTGAGGACCCTGGTTAATCACACGTGCCTGTTTTTGCCCATAGGGACCATGCAGGCGGTAATGAGAAGTTGGTCAAGTTGGTGCCAGGGCTGACTGTGTATGGAGGGGATGACCGAGTGGGTGCCCTCACCCAGAAAATCTCACACCACAGCAATTTCAAGGtgttgtttcgttttttttttttcctgtttcttctccttttagtGTGTAAGCAATATCCTGCTAGTGCCTTTTACATGTTTCTAGAAATTATGAGATCTCTTGTTTTAATGGATAGATTACCACAATGAACGATACATTATCACTAGACACACGCTCCTCTGCAGTATGACACAGAAACTGGGCGACTGACGCCGTTCACACGTAGCCTTTCGCCTTCAACATTAACACCCAGTGTGCTGACCGTAGGAGGATGGGTTCAGCTTTTGTTCCTTTCAAGGTCCTATCCTAGAAatgattatgtatttattttccatgaCTGAATAACCTTTTCTTAATTGACCATTATAAACTCTTTATAAACTGACAGTTTGAAATGAATCAAAGGACgtaatttttataaatttttttatttgtaatgtataataatgaaatgtgtcgtTCACTATTCAACAAAGATTCTACAAGTCATGCAAGATGAATACTATTTTTGAAAAAATGGATTGTTCTGTAATATTTAGCCGTGTAAAACTGCACGTGTTTCTCTCGGGCACATGTTCCAAGAAGGCCTACATTTGTTCAagcatgtacatgtacataaaaTACGTACAAATACATGTCTCTTTCTTTACAGGTCGGCTCACTAAATGTCAAGTGTTTGTTCACGCCATGTCACACCACAGGCCACATCTGTTACTTTGTGACGAAAAACAGCAGTTCTGAGCCTCCCATCGTCTTCACAGGTCTCTGCATGCTTATTTTCctctatattctatatttgaTGCTGAGTAATGAGATAAAGACTCTAGGATTAGTTGGCTTAATAATCAAGGTGCTAGCCACAATGTTAGAAGTACTAGGGGCTAATATAAAAAAGAAGACCTACATTTAACAATAATTTAAGCATTGTTTAACCCAAAAGTAAAGAAATAGCTAGATTGACTAGAATGCATAGAAAATTGACAAGTGAAATGCCGAccattaatgtttaatgtggTTCTGAAAGCTCTTTACTCAAAATTCAGGGTAATAcactacatctacatttacagcatttaccagacgcccttatcctgagcgatttacaatcagtagtcacagggacagtccgcccctgtagcaacttagggttaagtgtcttgctcagggacacaatggtagtaagtgaggtttgaacctgggtcttctggttcacaggcgagtgtgttacctactgggctactaccacacctatTCCCCAAAGGCTGAGGGTAACCCTGTACCAATTTAAAAATCAGAATCTAATTGCGGAATCATGGCATGACGTAATTTTAATAGCATATCACCTTCCACTGTACAAGGTCTTTAAAAAAACGAGCTTTGTAAACCCCTGAAATGACATGGGACAAGGACTTTTTAACTTGCAATAGACTTGAATAGCTCAGTGCTCAAGTCTGTAAAATAACAGGTCTTTGTAATGGGATTTATAACCGCAATTTAAACGTGTTTGTTCTCTATATGTTTCCATAGGAGACACTCTGTTTGTTGCAGGCTGCGGAAAGTTCTTTGAGGGCACACCTGATCAGATGTACAAAGCGCTGGTTGAGATCATTGGAAAGCTCCCTCCTGAAACGGTATGGGTGCTGTTCCGTCTCCGTTTTTCCattcataacttttttttttttttttttcctatttgaaAAGACTGCAGTCAGTCTATAGAGGCGATAATCATTTCCTATGATTAGAACTGTTTGCTTTTAAGAGATTCTTCTTCCACTTTCAGCGTGTGTACTGTGGCCATGAATACACAATCAACAATCTGAAGTTTGCACGTCACGTTGAACCAGATAATGAGAACATTAAGAAAAAACTGGCCTGGGCGAAGGTATTTACCCACAAAACTCACAAGTGTCATTTCTAATGTTCAGTATAATGATTATTTCCTATCCCAATATTTTGCTATGGTGGCTTGTTGTTTGGGCCTCACACCTCCGTGGTCTGAAGGCTCGGAATTTTTATGCTCACCACACGTTTGTGCATGTTCCCTCTGGTTATCCCTGTTCCTTTTGTTGTCCAGAGGGGAGTAGACTATCGATGACTCCAAATTGTCcttaggtgtgagtgtgtgattaaGTTGCGTGTGTGCACCCAGCGGTGGGCTTGTTATAAGAAATAAGCAATTATGGCGAATGAGTGagagcgcttttttttttttttaaaggaaaagtaCAATAACGGAGAACCCACGATCCCTTCAACTTTGGCTGATGAATTCACTTTTAACCCTTTCATGAGGGTGAGGTAAGGTAGACTCCGTATGTAGAAGAATCACATCCCAATTTATGTATGTGAAAGTGTTACGGGTGTTCATTGGTTCTTTGTGTCGATTATTTAGAGAAAAGACAGTGCAAGACCACGCAGGGTCAAGTGATCCTATTGAAACAATGGGAAAGATccggagagagaaagacaacTTCCGAGTGCCTAAGGACTAAATGAATGGTGCAACACCCGAGACCCTTTTAACTAAAAGAAACTCACCACTACTCGAATTCATTTTACACGATGAACACAAGACAAAGACTCATAATAATGTGTCCTAATTCAAACATGCTTTCCACCGTGGTGTCGCTCATTTGCAGCAAAtgcttacatttatatttacagaaaataagCAGGGATAATCTATATTGGGCAAATATTTCCTAAGATCTGTTATTTTATGTGGAAAACgaatgttttgtaaatgtaacaaaattcTTAATGAATAGAAGTATCTTTTGTCAGTGTTTTTGGAATGCTCACATTTCAAATGACATGATAATTCCCTGGATTGGTTTGGATTATATAAATCAGCCAGGTCATTCAAATGTCTTGTTTCATCTGGCCCATATTGTAAAATCATTATTACAGTACTTGCACTTTCTCTTGTAAATTTTAGCTAtgtctgtgttctttttatgttcCTAAGTTGCGGGTGTTAATTATTTTTCTAGCTGCGTCTGCACAAAGATaattatatctatttttttgcacatgaaTCTTCCAAAATACAAGGATATATAGATACCAAGATATGTTTATAGGTACAGAATGGTATTGACATTACCTGCTTAATAATATGAGGCCTGATAAACGATCCAATAAAGAGTGTTAATGTCTTCAACTGAGAATAAAACCTTGATTTTATTAACCTGAAGCAGATCGGACAGATAATATGGGGCAAGGccacaaagacatttaaaagcaaacaaaagaattttaaaatcaATCTGATAACGAACCGGGAGCCAATGCAATGATAACAGATTTGGAGTAATGTGCTCGAGTGTTTTTGTACCAGTTAAAAGCCGTGTGACCTCTGGTTAAACTCAACATAAAGTCCAGACGAGTCGTAGTAAAAGTGACGCTGAGAGAGGAGTGGCTTGACTCTGGACAGTCGCCTCAATTGAAAAAAGCTGCTTTTGACCACTGAGCTGGTCTGTGCATCAAATGTCAATTTGCTGTTCAGTCTAACACCCATGTGTCAAGTGTTGACTTAAAGAACCCAGGTCAATTTGAATTCTATAACTCGCTCAAATCCATGCATTAATTTCTGCAATACACTCCAGTAACGAGTTTGCAgaatatgcattttattgttttagtggCATATAGATTTGACTGTCGTTGACATAGAAATTGAAAGCAATGCCACATTTCCGAAGAACTGAACCTTCGAAGAAAATCAAAAACTATATGTGCATTATATCTGGTATATACACTACTGTGCAAACATTTTATACaggtgtgggggaaaaaaaagaatgctttCAAAAACCAAATTTCTAAGTGAGAATAAAGGAGGAGAATAACATCAAATCACTATTTGGTGTTACTACCCTTCGCCTTCAAAGCAGCATCATTTCTTATAGGAAGACTTCCACAAAGGCAGTTTTTTTGTAGGATTATATCAATTATCAAACATGCTTATGAAAACTTATGtaagttaatatatatataagcataAATACTGAAACAGTGggacacaaataaaatggaactTTGGACTCATTTAAGTTCATTGGCACTTTTGATGTAAATAATTGACTAATGTTTTTTCAAAAAAGGGTTCAGTACGTCATAGTTCAAAAGTAGACCAGTCCGTCCTGCTGATGTCTGATACCTCTCCTCATGGACacatgaagtcattttcatttaaataattttattatcgGGCATTCCCATAATAACATTTCTACCTTGTAGTAttagaaatgtaatataaaatgttacttTCTTTAACAAATATAGAAGGAATTATTGTCGACATTAAAACATTCATAAATACAACTGACAGCACAGTGATGCAGTCTATTCACATCCAACAATTCAAACTGCAGGTCCTCAGCAGACCAACTACAACTCgttgtttcttcttcttctttttagcTGGCAAGAGAGTTTATCATCTTTATCATCATTAAAGAACAGACCGACAAGCTGGAAACGAGTTGTTTTGGTCCCTGTCCTTTGCAGTATTGTCTCCTCCCCATCACCACTTGATGTTGAGGCTGTTGGTGGTCTTCTCCACTGCGTGGTACTCTGTATGCAGGAGCTGGCGCGCTCGCTCCTCCCCCACGCCGCGCAGCCACGTCTCGTACAGCTGCGCCGCACGGGCGTCCACCTCTGGGGCCGTCACGGGCACCGCCCTGTACAGCTCCTccacctgctgcagcagctccttGCCGGCCCGCTCGGCCGGGGCCTTCAGCTGGCCACCCCCGTTCAAGCACCCTGCGCGGACACAGCAGCCGTTAGAAACGGGGCTGCCGTTTCGCACCTCTGGACAAACGCGGCTCTCAACTCACCTGACGGACATGCCATGACCTCCACAAAATGGTAGGGTGACTTCCCCCTCTTAAGCTTCTGAACCAGGTTCTGGATGTTCCTGAAGCCGTTCGTAACAGCAAAGCGCAGCAGGACCGTTCCATCCTTCTCCAGGGTGACCTCTTGGAAGTCCTTGTTCCTGAGGGAGACATTAACCATTCTTACCCATTCCCATAATTTCCAGCTCATGGTTCATCTGTCCACAGAAATTACAAACCTCCAAACAGATGAGGGGCTAAAGCAATCACTCAAGAGGACTTTTCTTTTGTCCCAATCCCACCTCTATACTGTCAGTATACAGTATGTACAAAAACCAAAAGTTCCTTCCAAACCAAGGCAACCGGCTTAACTTGTGCAAGAGGGGAAGAACGTGTCACCTTACCACCCAATACAGTCTACTTTACATTTGTTTGTGAGGTATTGGCGGGACAGCCCAGACAAGAAAAACGAGCATGTGCAGCAGCCTATGGAAAGGGAAGCCTACATTCCAGGAGAGTGAAGCTTTCCACCTTCAACACATTCCATACATTAACTCATTAGTGCACACGGCCAGTTTACAGGCGACCCACTACAGTCATTACACGGGACAAAGACAAAAATGTAGAGCTCCAGGGATATAGATTCTGTATCCCTGGAGCGCtataaaatatagatatattaaGATGCCAAGTAAAACCTGGTTcagaaaaaacataattttctacatttacgacatttatcagatgcccttatccagagcgacttacaatcagtagttacagggacagtccccccctgaagacacttagggttaatggtagtaagtgagatttgaacctaggacttctggttcataggtgagtgtgttacccactaggctactacctcccatGTTCTACTGGACTTACTTGAGTGTTTTGTAGGTGAGCTCCTTCACATCCACACCAAACAGCTGTCTGGCAGCATGAGTGTAGACATGATGAAGATAACCACCTGAACCACTTCCAGCATGGCCTAAAAactcatcctcacacacacaactgaaccTTCACACCCACAGGCAAACGAATAAACATCGAAATGTTCATCACAGTTCATATGTAGAATCTCAGCATGCGTAAAGTCGTTTAGTACAGAAGACAGACCAACATTTTGTCTAAAGGTGCTGGGTCTACGTCCTTCAGAGAGACACCCTCTTCCTCAAACATCTTCATGACTTcgcctgcaacacacacacttgataaACTAGGTTGTCTTCTTTCcttctaatttttttaataagtatGTTTAGTCTACTGTAACGTACCGGAGGTGATGACACAGTCCACCTCTCGGGTGTCGGCCTCTGCGAGGTAAAAGTCCGGCCGGGACGCCTCCAGCTTCTTGTCGTAGCACGGCATGACGGTCACATGGTAAATGTTCTGAGGGGTCAGGCCCTGCAACATGGCACTGTGATCAGCTGCGATCGAAGAGAACGGCTTTAATGAACGGACACCGGATCTACCTGCTCGCCTGCCAAGTGGTTCTTCACCAGGGACCCCATCATCTGCTGGGGAGAGCGAGTGGTGCTGATGTAGGGAAGGATGAAGTCTCCGTGAGTTTTCTCAGCATAGCAGATCCACCCTGTTTAACATTCATCATCTCTTATCCAGGTTAATGAAATGCTTTTCTGAATAGATAAAGTCAGAATAGAACTTCTTGTGCCTCACACTAAATTTTAACACCCCTTACATCGGAAAACATATTGAGAAGTGAGTCTTCACCATAGTCATAATATAGACTTAATTGCTAAACATATTGGGATGCCTTACAAACCATTGAACTCCCAATCACTTCCATGGGTACAGGTGTATAAAACCAAGCATGTAGGGATGCAGACTGAAGCAGTTGGGAACAGTGAGAACAGAATTTTAACCCCACCCCTCACCGCCTGTAACAGGCGTTTCACTGTCTGCGTGGATATGCAAATAAAGGTTTTGGGTCCCCTAAAACACAGGTTCTGTGTGGACGCAGGACAAAATAGGTTAGAAAATGTCCTGCTTTCGTGCTTTacgtataaaaaaaatctgagggtGCGGGGTCAGCTCATGCTGAGAGACGCAGCGCACAGAAGGCATCAACTGCCAGAAAAGTGAATAGCTACAGTCTCCTGAACTTCGTGTGGCATTCAGATTAGCTTAAGAACACTGAATGGCCTCACCCTGGTCTATATTTGTGCAGTCGCTTCGGTGACACTCACGATGGCCTTTGAAAAACAACCGGAACCAAGATATATTTTGGAAATGATGGAATATTGTAGTGCCTGTGCATCTACCTGGACATGCAGAGGACAGCATTGGTAAAGCCTTCTGATCCTCTTCCTTCCTATGGAATCTTCTGATGAACTCCCGCTGGCTCTCCAGAAGGCTGAAGACACGACTGAAGCTGGTGTCAAATACATAGTGCACACCTGAAGCAAAATAAACTGTAAGTCAGGGTCCTTCATACTGCactactgttaaaaaaaaaaaagatgcgaGTGTGAAACAAAACTGAGCAAACATTCCATTTTAGGAACCAATGTGTATTGGTTGTCATATGGCAcaccacaacacagcacacggtgactcgtgaaatgtgtcctctg
Protein-coding regions in this window:
- the fahd1 gene encoding oxaloacetate tautomerase FAHD1, mitochondrial; protein product: MAARNVERFWEWGRKIVCVGRNYADHAKELGNAVPAEPVLFLKPPSAYVREGAPILLPGYCSELHHEVELGVVIGKAGTAIPQAAAMHHVAGYALCLDMTARDVQERCKSRGLPWTLAKAFNTSCPVSDFVPKEKIPDPGNIRLWLKVNEQLRQDGSTSQMIFSIPYLISYISDVISLEEGDLILTGTPKGVSSVQEHDELQAGIEDVVTMTFRVASR
- the hagh gene encoding hydroxyacylglutathione hydrolase, mitochondrial, giving the protein MLFRSLAAGASTLAVLGAAACTLAPAQFRAALLHSPVRKSILVEQSDMKVELLPALTDNYMYLLIDEETKEAAIVDPVEPAKVVDAVKKHGVKLKTVLTTHHHWDHAGGNEKLVKLVPGLTVYGGDDRVGALTQKISHHSNFKVGSLNVKCLFTPCHTTGHICYFVTKNSSSEPPIVFTGDTLFVAGCGKFFEGTPDQMYKALVEIIGKLPPETRVYCGHEYTINNLKFARHVEPDNENIKKKLAWAKEKYNNGEPTIPSTLADEFTFNPFMRVREKTVQDHAGSSDPIETMGKIRREKDNFRVPKD
- the narfl gene encoding cytosolic Fe-S cluster assembly factor narfl isoform X2, with protein sequence MLIDPGTVLFYRCYGHVAFKALALRHLASMAARFSGVLQLTDLDDFITPSQECVQPVKVEKKRGASLAKIRIEDDGSYFQVDSDGGRQKLERAKITLDDCLACSGCITSAESVLVAQQSHQELRKVLHHNQNSSVQRVVVVSISPQSRASLAAHFGMSSSDAGRRLTSFFKNLGVHYVFDTSFSRVFSLLESQREFIRRFHRKEEDQKALPMLSSACPGWICYAEKTHGDFILPYISTTRSPQQMMGSLVKNHLAGEQGLTPQNIYHVTVMPCYDKKLEASRPDFYLAEADTREVDCVITSGEVMKMFEEEGVSLKDVDPAPLDKMFSCVCEDEFLGHAGSGSGGYLHHVYTHAARQLFGVDVKELTYKTLKNKDFQEVTLEKDGTVLLRFAVTNGFRNIQNLVQKLKRGKSPYHFVEVMACPSGCLNGGGQLKAPAERAGKELLQQVEELYRAVPVTAPEVDARAAQLYETWLRGVGEERARQLLHTEYHAVEKTTNSLNIKW
- the narfl gene encoding cytosolic Fe-S cluster assembly factor narfl isoform X1; translation: MLIDPGTVLFYRCYGHVAFKRSLIVRLKRTYVYVTMFYDKALALRHLASMAARFSGVLQLTDLDDFITPSQECVQPVKVEKKRGASLAKIRIEDDGSYFQVDSDGGRQKLERAKITLDDCLACSGCITSAESVLVAQQSHQELRKVLHHNQNSSVQRVVVVSISPQSRASLAAHFGMSSSDAGRRLTSFFKNLGVHYVFDTSFSRVFSLLESQREFIRRFHRKEEDQKALPMLSSACPGWICYAEKTHGDFILPYISTTRSPQQMMGSLVKNHLAGEQGLTPQNIYHVTVMPCYDKKLEASRPDFYLAEADTREVDCVITSGEVMKMFEEEGVSLKDVDPAPLDKMFSCVCEDEFLGHAGSGSGGYLHHVYTHAARQLFGVDVKELTYKTLKNKDFQEVTLEKDGTVLLRFAVTNGFRNIQNLVQKLKRGKSPYHFVEVMACPSGCLNGGGQLKAPAERAGKELLQQVEELYRAVPVTAPEVDARAAQLYETWLRGVGEERARQLLHTEYHAVEKTTNSLNIKW